A DNA window from Coleofasciculus sp. FACHB-T130 contains the following coding sequences:
- the pyrC gene encoding dihydroorotase: protein MQKLTITRPDDWHLHLRDGAALKAVLPHTVRQFARAIIMPNLKPPVRSVADAAAYRDRILAAIPAGKQFEPLMTLYLTGNTSPEEIIRAKESQFVKAVKYYPAGATTNSDFGVTDIRQCDRVFEAMQQVDMPLLLHGEVTDQDVDMFDREKVFIERHLIPLKQRFSNLRVVLEHVTTSDAVQYVLSANNIAATITPQHLLFNRNILFQGGIRPHFYCLPILKREDHRLALLQAATSGNPKFFLGTDSAPHPRNGKESSCGCAGCYSALHAMELYTEAFESVDALDKLEAFASFYGPDFYQLPRNTEQITLGRTTWRVPDELPFTESGLVPLRAGQEMTWQMLDASIAEAN, encoded by the coding sequence ATGCAAAAGCTTACGATTACCCGACCTGACGACTGGCATCTGCATCTACGTGACGGTGCAGCGCTGAAAGCGGTTCTGCCCCATACGGTGCGTCAGTTTGCCCGCGCTATCATCATGCCGAACTTGAAGCCCCCAGTACGCTCGGTAGCGGATGCTGCGGCCTATCGCGATCGCATCCTTGCGGCGATTCCGGCTGGCAAACAGTTTGAGCCACTGATGACGCTCTACCTCACCGGCAACACGAGTCCCGAAGAAATTATCCGGGCTAAAGAATCCCAGTTTGTCAAAGCGGTCAAATATTACCCAGCGGGTGCAACGACTAATTCAGACTTCGGGGTGACGGATATTCGTCAGTGCGATCGCGTCTTTGAAGCGATGCAGCAGGTAGATATGCCTTTACTCCTGCACGGGGAAGTAACCGATCAAGATGTTGATATGTTCGATCGCGAGAAAGTGTTCATCGAGCGACATTTGATCCCTCTCAAGCAGCGATTTTCCAACCTGCGCGTGGTGCTTGAACACGTTACCACCTCAGATGCTGTGCAGTATGTCCTGTCTGCGAACAACATCGCTGCAACGATCACCCCACAACATTTGTTATTTAACCGCAATATCCTATTTCAAGGTGGCATTCGCCCCCATTTTTATTGCCTGCCAATTCTGAAACGTGAGGATCATCGTCTGGCCCTTCTGCAAGCGGCAACCTCTGGTAATCCTAAGTTTTTTCTTGGCACCGATAGCGCCCCCCATCCCCGCAATGGCAAAGAAAGTTCCTGTGGGTGTGCGGGTTGCTATTCGGCTCTGCATGCTATGGAGTTATACACAGAAGCTTTTGAGAGCGTTGATGCACTCGATAAACTTGAAGCTTTCGCTAGCTTCTATGGGCCAGATTTTTATCAACTCCCGCGCAATACCGAACAGATTACTTTGGGCAGAACGACCTGGCGCGTTCCCGATGAATTGCCATTTACTGAATCTGGACTTGTGCCTTTACGGGCAGGTCAGGAGATGACGTGGCAAATGCTTGACGCTAGCATAGCTGAGGCTAATTGA
- a CDS encoding DUF4336 domain-containing protein produces MSNDAIALYEPINLLKQVDEDIWIVDGSIVQMAMYGAKMPFPTRMTIVRLSNGDLWCHSPTELTPKLKAQIDSLGSLRHLISPNKIHYAHIGAWTSAYPEAVAWASPGVRDRAAQQKIAVDFDADLEDEPPREWVADLDQLIFRGGRFMEEVVFFHRKSATLILADLIENFELNKVSQQLHWLLKLGGVADPDGKLPLDLRMTFLGKKEQARSCLQQILQWNPEKVILSHGRWYENNGTAELRRAFRWLE; encoded by the coding sequence ATGAGCAACGACGCGATCGCACTTTATGAACCAATCAACCTTCTGAAGCAGGTTGACGAAGATATTTGGATCGTAGATGGTTCCATCGTGCAGATGGCAATGTATGGAGCAAAGATGCCCTTTCCAACCCGAATGACGATTGTGCGACTGAGCAATGGTGACCTATGGTGCCATTCACCAACAGAATTGACTCCAAAACTGAAAGCTCAAATTGACTCCCTCGGTTCACTGCGCCACCTCATTTCGCCCAACAAAATTCATTACGCCCATATCGGTGCTTGGACTAGCGCCTATCCAGAAGCTGTAGCATGGGCATCTCCAGGTGTTCGCGATCGTGCCGCGCAGCAGAAAATTGCAGTGGATTTTGATGCTGACTTGGAAGATGAACCACCACGTGAGTGGGTAGCAGACCTAGACCAATTAATCTTTCGTGGCGGTCGATTTATGGAAGAAGTCGTCTTTTTCCACCGTAAGAGCGCCACTCTCATCCTTGCCGATCTCATCGAAAACTTTGAACTAAATAAAGTGAGTCAGCAGTTGCATTGGCTACTTAAGTTAGGGGGTGTTGCCGATCCCGATGGAAAACTCCCATTGGATTTGCGAATGACATTTCTCGGGAAAAAGGAACAGGCACGTAGCTGCTTACAGCAAATACTTCAGTGGAACCCTGAAAAAGTTATCCTATCCCACGGTCGTTGGTATGAGAATAACGGTACTGCTGAGTTACGGCGTGCTTTTCGCTGGCTTGAATAA
- a CDS encoding helix-turn-helix domain-containing protein, translated as MDITEVSKASGLPTSTLRFYEEKGLIQSNGRNGLRRLFDASVIERLALISLGRSAGFSLDEIREMFTPEVPEINRTLLLAKADELDKKIKELTAMRDGLRHAAACTAPNHFECPKFLRLLRIAGKNRFRQPNKLKDNKL; from the coding sequence ATGGATATCACTGAGGTCTCAAAGGCTTCTGGATTACCGACCTCAACGCTACGATTTTATGAGGAAAAAGGACTGATCCAGTCGAACGGCAGAAATGGCTTACGGAGGCTCTTTGATGCCAGTGTCATAGAACGGCTCGCTTTGATTTCCTTGGGGCGTAGCGCCGGTTTCTCACTCGATGAGATTCGTGAAATGTTTACGCCTGAAGTCCCTGAAATCAATAGAACGCTGCTCTTAGCGAAGGCAGATGAGTTAGACAAAAAAATTAAAGAACTGACTGCGATGCGCGATGGTCTCCGCCACGCGGCAGCTTGCACTGCGCCTAACCATTTTGAATGTCCAAAATTCTTGCGGCTCCTGCGTATTGCTGGTAAAAATCGTTTTAGGCAACCCAATAAATTGAAAGACAATAAGCTTTAA
- the tmpT gene encoding thiopurine S-methyltransferase, whose amino-acid sequence MEASFWQQKWEAGDIGFHQSEANPFLVEHFEKLNVAKGGCVFLPLCGKTRDLAWLLNCGHRVVGAELSELAINELFNDLGVKPKISRVGKLTHYSAKDIDIFVGDIFDVSAEVLGPVDALYDRAALVAMPENRRHQYTSHLMEITHAAPQLLISYEYNQQLMDGPPFSVGEAEVKHHYASAYQLNSVESREITGGLKGKVAAIERIWLLKRF is encoded by the coding sequence ATGGAAGCAAGTTTTTGGCAGCAAAAATGGGAAGCGGGAGATATTGGTTTTCACCAAAGTGAGGCAAACCCATTCCTCGTCGAACATTTTGAAAAATTAAATGTGGCGAAGGGCGGTTGTGTATTTCTACCGTTGTGTGGCAAGACGCGCGATCTTGCATGGTTGCTTAATTGTGGTCATCGAGTGGTTGGTGCAGAGTTAAGCGAACTCGCAATTAACGAATTGTTTAACGACCTGGGAGTCAAGCCAAAAATCTCCAGAGTTGGTAAATTAACCCACTACTCCGCCAAGGATATCGACATCTTTGTTGGCGATATTTTTGATGTGTCTGCTGAAGTTCTTGGGCCGGTTGACGCGCTATATGACCGCGCAGCGTTGGTTGCAATGCCTGAAAATAGGCGTCATCAATATACGTCACACTTGATGGAAATCACCCACGCGGCACCGCAGTTGCTGATTTCTTACGAATACAATCAACAACTCATGGATGGCCCTCCGTTCTCAGTCGGTGAAGCAGAAGTAAAACACCATTATGCGTCTGCTTATCAATTGAACTCTGTTGAAAGCAGGGAAATCACTGGTGGATTAAAGGGAAAAGTTGCAGCAATTGAGAGGATTTGGTTGCTCAAAAGATTCTAA
- a CDS encoding sulfite exporter TauE/SafE family protein codes for MLSIEWMLLYILLGFFVGFMAGLLGVGGGGILVPLLVSIFSNQGISADNVVHLALGTTLACTIISSIASIRAHAAQGTVLWKVVYGMAPGIVVGAFLITRIAAKVNSAYIAIFFALFMALVAGQMFLNWRPKASRKPAKLRGLLLAGTGIGSVSALAAVGGGFLTITYLIYQNMEMKKAIGTSSAIGFPIAIAGTVGYMMSGWSQTLSLPYTIGFIYVPAFLVIAIASSIAAPYGACYSHRLPETHLKKIFAVLSLILSIKMLFSVV; via the coding sequence ATGCTGAGTATTGAATGGATGTTGTTGTACATCTTGTTGGGTTTCTTTGTCGGTTTTATGGCAGGCTTACTGGGGGTTGGTGGCGGTGGAATACTCGTTCCCCTGCTAGTATCCATTTTTAGTAACCAGGGTATCAGTGCAGATAACGTCGTTCATTTGGCGTTAGGAACAACATTGGCTTGCACGATCATTTCTTCAATCGCAAGTATTCGCGCCCATGCTGCTCAGGGAACTGTATTGTGGAAGGTGGTTTACGGGATGGCACCCGGCATTGTGGTGGGTGCCTTTCTGATTACCCGCATCGCCGCCAAGGTCAACTCAGCTTACATCGCTATATTCTTTGCGCTGTTTATGGCTCTGGTCGCGGGTCAGATGTTTCTAAATTGGCGACCAAAAGCTAGCCGAAAGCCAGCTAAGTTACGTGGCTTATTGCTAGCGGGAACAGGCATTGGATCGGTATCCGCTCTTGCTGCGGTGGGGGGTGGTTTTTTAACAATCACTTACCTCATCTACCAGAATATGGAGATGAAAAAGGCGATTGGTACTTCATCTGCAATTGGATTTCCCATTGCGATCGCAGGTACTGTTGGCTACATGATGAGTGGCTGGTCTCAAACGTTGAGCCTTCCCTATACGATTGGCTTTATCTATGTGCCAGCATTTTTGGTAATCGCGATCGCAAGTTCGATTGCAGCTCCCTATGGTGCTTGCTACTCTCATCGTTTACCTGAGACTCATTTGAAGAAGATATTCGCCGTTCTCTCGCTCATTCTGAGTATCAAGATGCTTTTCTCAGTTGTTTAG
- a CDS encoding aldo/keto reductase, with protein MHTYTLSGTDLRVSRVAYGCMNIGGTWDDTPLSTDVRESAYRVIKAALETDITLFDHADIYTRGKSEQVFGDVLKASPGLREQIVLQSKCGIRFAGDPQPSDPQRYDFSYEHIVASVEGSLQRLQTDYLDILLLHRPDPLVETEEVARAFDALQTSGKVRHFGVSNHTAGQIELLQKSVGQPLLINQVELSLLHSYLIDEGIVANMSGISSALATGTLDYCRNHNILIQAWAPLAGGKLFKPNAEADPALSKTAQLVSQLAEAKQTSREAIVLAWLLRHPAGIQPIVGSTKPERIAACALADEVALTREEWYSLFTAARGGQVP; from the coding sequence ATGCATACCTACACGCTGTCGGGCACTGATTTGAGAGTTTCACGAGTTGCCTATGGCTGCATGAATATTGGCGGCACTTGGGATGATACACCGCTTTCTACAGATGTGCGGGAAAGTGCATATCGGGTCATTAAGGCAGCTCTAGAAACGGACATTACCCTGTTTGACCATGCAGATATTTACACGCGGGGCAAGTCAGAGCAGGTGTTTGGTGATGTGCTCAAAGCCTCACCAGGTTTGCGTGAGCAAATTGTGCTTCAGTCGAAGTGCGGTATTCGTTTCGCGGGAGATCCTCAGCCAAGCGACCCCCAGCGCTACGACTTTAGCTATGAGCACATCGTCGCGTCAGTGGAAGGCAGTTTGCAAAGACTGCAAACCGACTACCTCGATATTCTGCTGCTGCATCGCCCTGATCCGCTGGTAGAAACCGAGGAAGTCGCGCGAGCCTTTGATGCGTTGCAGACATCGGGCAAGGTGCGCCACTTCGGGGTCAGTAATCATACAGCGGGGCAGATTGAGCTATTGCAAAAGAGCGTGGGGCAACCGCTGCTGATCAATCAGGTGGAGCTAAGCTTGCTGCACTCGTATTTGATTGATGAGGGCATTGTTGCAAACATGTCTGGCATCAGCTCGGCCTTGGCAACCGGAACGCTGGACTACTGCCGCAACCACAATATCTTGATACAGGCCTGGGCACCGCTGGCAGGTGGCAAGCTTTTCAAACCCAACGCAGAAGCCGATCCAGCGTTGAGCAAGACGGCTCAGCTCGTGAGTCAGTTGGCTGAAGCAAAGCAGACAAGTCGTGAGGCCATTGTTCTCGCTTGGCTGTTGCGCCATCCTGCGGGCATTCAACCGATTGTGGGGTCAACTAAGCCAGAACGGATTGCAGCGTGTGCTTTAGCCGATGAAGTCGCTTTGACGCGGGAAGAGTGGTACTCGTTGTTTACAGCAGCTAGGGGTGGGCAGGTTCCTTAA
- a CDS encoding methyl-accepting chemotaxis protein, protein MFDFHSPTKQGSQSQKSLSSQAKTKKSLARRTLIQIAFSVTAVIVGSTAISYFQIVSTLKSQTLDQLKSHVIERGQREQSIFLMAEDNHAIFKEEWLRRLENTDSEGVKARFDQLFVRFPDGATRNRPNLFDGKRQAGVFIDKPVLINDDIRRRVVTSYDLINAYGPPWHNRFPDLYLNMPENIAVIYWPDYPTWAQDAPVGFDLSKEEYVWVGDQKHNPARETVWSGAQIDGVAKIWILSCVTPIYSNDRIIGTLGQDVLLNDLFKRTIEEHIEGGYNLIFRKDGRLIAHPQLMEQIQQQKGEFKILESGDTQLKRIFEAVTNKATDQVVIDNPNESNYLAVTTLQGPDWYFVTVLPKAILAEKAISLARFTLFLGFGSLMIVVAIVFWVLRRRIATPLEEITVATNRIANGEFQVVLDDSSQDELGRLAQAFNTMIREVAAKTTELEAKTTELEAKTTELQRNLEQQAISVNQTTATMDELNTSSRQAAEQAEAAATGARQVLILIDDSEQKNGSGTASSLKAKVEQIGEQILHFRDQTTQINAISNLVSDLANQTNMLALNAAVEAVRAGENGRGFAVVAAEIRKLADRSRKSAEQISELVASIQKATKATVAVSDEGRKTVEEIVDAVNTITVNSQQISLTAKQQSSGIQQVVSAMNALSQAANRG, encoded by the coding sequence ATGTTTGACTTTCATTCTCCTACAAAACAAGGCTCTCAGAGTCAAAAATCCTTATCTTCTCAAGCTAAAACGAAAAAATCACTTGCTCGTCGAACACTTATTCAAATTGCGTTTAGTGTTACGGCTGTTATTGTTGGCTCAACAGCGATTAGCTACTTTCAGATTGTTTCTACTCTCAAGTCGCAGACGTTAGACCAACTCAAGAGTCATGTAATAGAGCGAGGTCAACGAGAACAAAGTATCTTTTTAATGGCAGAAGATAACCATGCCATCTTTAAGGAGGAGTGGCTACGACGCTTGGAAAATACTGATAGCGAAGGCGTGAAAGCTCGCTTCGATCAGCTATTTGTGCGTTTTCCCGATGGGGCAACCCGCAATCGCCCCAACTTGTTCGATGGCAAACGGCAAGCAGGCGTGTTCATTGATAAGCCAGTTCTAATCAATGATGACATTCGCCGTCGCGTAGTAACGTCCTACGATTTAATCAATGCCTATGGTCCACCCTGGCATAATCGCTTTCCGGATCTCTACCTGAATATGCCAGAGAATATTGCTGTTATTTACTGGCCTGATTATCCAACATGGGCACAGGATGCCCCCGTTGGCTTTGACTTATCTAAGGAAGAATATGTGTGGGTTGGTGACCAGAAGCACAATCCAGCCAGAGAAACGGTTTGGTCGGGGGCTCAAATCGATGGGGTTGCTAAAATCTGGATTCTTTCTTGTGTAACGCCTATCTACTCTAATGACAGAATCATCGGTACTCTTGGACAGGATGTATTACTGAATGATTTATTTAAGCGAACGATCGAGGAGCACATTGAAGGCGGTTATAACCTAATTTTTCGAAAAGATGGTCGCCTGATTGCTCATCCGCAATTGATGGAGCAAATTCAGCAACAAAAAGGTGAGTTTAAAATTCTTGAATCAGGAGACACTCAGCTAAAACGTATTTTTGAGGCGGTCACAAATAAAGCAACCGATCAAGTCGTCATCGATAATCCGAACGAGAGCAATTACTTAGCTGTCACTACGCTACAGGGACCTGATTGGTACTTTGTTACCGTTTTACCCAAAGCAATTTTGGCTGAAAAAGCGATCTCGCTAGCTCGCTTTACGTTGTTTCTAGGCTTTGGCTCCCTCATGATTGTTGTAGCAATTGTGTTTTGGGTTTTACGTCGGCGCATTGCAACTCCTTTAGAAGAAATCACTGTTGCAACGAATCGAATTGCCAATGGAGAGTTTCAGGTGGTTCTTGATGACAGCAGCCAAGATGAGTTAGGTCGGTTAGCACAGGCATTCAACACAATGATCCGAGAGGTCGCCGCTAAAACGACAGAATTGGAGGCTAAAACGACAGAATTGGAGGCTAAAACGACAGAATTACAGAGAAACCTGGAGCAGCAGGCTATTTCGGTCAATCAGACGACTGCCACAATGGATGAGTTAAATACCTCTTCTCGGCAAGCGGCTGAACAAGCTGAAGCGGCTGCAACTGGAGCGCGCCAAGTTCTCATATTGATTGATGATAGTGAGCAAAAAAACGGTTCTGGAACTGCTTCTAGCTTAAAAGCGAAGGTCGAACAAATTGGAGAACAAATCTTACACTTTAGAGATCAAACGACTCAAATCAATGCGATTTCTAACTTAGTTAGTGATTTAGCTAACCAAACGAACATGTTGGCACTCAATGCGGCGGTCGAAGCAGTTCGGGCAGGCGAAAACGGTAGGGGCTTTGCTGTTGTGGCTGCTGAGATTCGAAAACTAGCGGATAGAAGCCGTAAATCGGCTGAACAGATTAGTGAACTGGTAGCCAGTATTCAAAAAGCGACGAAAGCTACTGTGGCAGTATCCGATGAAGGCCGTAAAACCGTGGAAGAGATCGTAGATGCAGTCAATACGATTACAGTGAATAGTCAGCAAATCTCTCTAACGGCTAAACAACAGTCGAGCGGAATTCAGCAAGTTGTCAGTGCGATGAATGCTTTGAGTCAAGCTGCAAACCGTGGATAG
- a CDS encoding DUF1993 domain-containing protein, producing the protein MQSQNIDLIRTLFQSRLATLEHLLKSAQTHFCDDESFLQKRIAADMFPFGTQIAFTCNQPRNFALWCDGKPANNLKPDVIALTQAYEHIANTKELLLGVNAEDAKLAEVTRIDLGQSLYVELSGNAYVNEFLIPNFYFHMVTAYDILRMAGVPIGKRDYMMHLVPLIRKDEA; encoded by the coding sequence ATGCAAAGCCAGAATATAGATTTAATCCGAACCCTCTTTCAAAGCCGCTTAGCGACTCTTGAGCATCTCTTGAAGTCAGCTCAGACTCATTTTTGTGATGACGAGTCGTTCCTTCAAAAGCGCATTGCAGCTGATATGTTTCCCTTCGGTACACAGATTGCTTTCACCTGCAATCAACCACGCAACTTTGCTCTGTGGTGTGATGGCAAACCTGCGAATAATCTAAAGCCAGACGTCATAGCTCTCACACAGGCATACGAACACATAGCAAACACTAAGGAACTTCTTTTGGGTGTTAACGCTGAAGATGCAAAGCTAGCTGAGGTGACGCGCATTGACTTGGGTCAGAGCCTCTACGTCGAGTTATCTGGTAATGCCTATGTGAATGAATTCCTAATTCCAAACTTTTACTTCCATATGGTCACGGCTTACGATATTCTTCGCATGGCTGGTGTACCAATTGGAAAACGAGATTACATGATGCACTTGGTGCCATTAATCAGAAAGGATGAAGCTTAA
- a CDS encoding phage integrase N-terminal SAM-like domain-containing protein encodes MQDVIRLKHYSYQAEKTYIYWIRRYILFHNKRHPKDMGSKEIEEFLTHLAVNKNVAASTPNQAFHAVLFLYKKVLKQDLDLKVNAARAKKSNYLPIVLIKDEVLAIIQKLSGAY; translated from the coding sequence GTGCAAGATGTTATTAGGCTTAAGCACTATTCTTATCAAGCAGAGAAAACCTATATCTATTGGATTAGACGCTATATCCTTTTTCATAATAAGCGCCATCCCAAAGATATGGGAAGTAAGGAAATTGAAGAATTTTTAACACATCTTGCTGTCAATAAAAATGTGGCTGCATCAACGCCAAATCAAGCATTTCATGCTGTTTTGTTTCTCTACAAAAAGGTATTAAAACAAGATTTAGATTTGAAAGTTAATGCAGCTCGTGCAAAGAAATCTAACTATTTACCAATCGTTTTGATAAAAGATGAAGTTTTAGCAATTATTCAAAAGTTATCCGGTGCATATTAA